The following proteins are encoded in a genomic region of Drosophila miranda strain MSH22 chromosome 4, D.miranda_PacBio2.1, whole genome shotgun sequence:
- the LOC108163814 gene encoding uncharacterized protein LOC108163814, which yields MTFLESLCSCVPLRGMCLAMGYTMLVQPLFNLVWVICFHAYICNRLLRLSICADLINLSSCVMLLCGIYRDNSSILPLHIVAKLIALIVEMICHLLLATVNMSYPFTMARSFFSIGTTCIDVLVVLSYYQQVDQD from the exons ATGACATTTTTAGAGAGCTTATGCTCTTGCGTGCCCCTGCGAGGCATGTGCCTGGCCATGGGATATACGATGCTGGTACAACCCCTATTCAATCTGGTATGGGTAATATGTTTTCATGCATACATCTGCAATCGCCTCCTGAGACTCAGTATCTGTGCGGACCTCATCAATTTGTCCTCATGTGTGATGCTTCTCTGCGGTATTTACCGG GATAATAGCAGCATTCTGCCTCTGCACATCGTGGCGAAGCTTATTGCTCTGATTGTGGAAATGATTTGCCACCTGCTCCTGGCAACCGTGAACATGTCCTACCCCTTTACGATGGCCAGATCCTTTTTCTCCATTGGAA CCACCTGCATTGACGTACTGGTTGTGTTGAGCTACTACCAGCAAGTGGATCAGGACTAG
- the LOC117185871 gene encoding uncharacterized protein LOC117185871 codes for MKRHNAKAIAAAAAAANMARKTTDLLPVPPQVIPKCPILYVDVVKNMAKEKPLKAVPPPPVAPLEFSIFREDFPALPGGNRPPSVASVPDDWTSMISDDDDEVAVPIPESLDISSSPTASTEDDLVADQPNSEYSLSEAEESSLSSYTDEPSTQSGSTENDSTSTSSFDVNGQNVEYIPEAACCRQEHTAAELLCEVSVIFSKQFIQEGVRQRSMSGSSRKPVPVPSPPNVKRSNTHRPASDGASIGASFMTHFTGMPVCRVPFGCEHTSQNPKPPGPVDEGEFGLLGLAHRLGVAQDTRDLMQMAFAENNLVSTQMAASSRNLLPSFAGPFQGLRWGPLDYNNNLSVDQGMANQGMPQPKMHQMEAELLFYFFYTCPGDMMQMLAAAELADRNWRFHMKECLWIRRQADNPNYVYNGFQESGEYNYFNQFQWKILPRFFNLDPDLMEQTLSKEELCAKYGYHPQM; via the coding sequence ATGAAGCGTCACAATGCCAAGGCCATAGCTGCAGCGGCCGCCGCCGCCAATATGGCAAGGAAGACGACGGACCTGCTGCCGGTGCCCCCCCAAGTGATTCCGAAGTGTCCTATCCTCTACGTGGATGTGGTGAAGAACATGGCCAAGGAGAAGCCTTTAAAAGCGGTGCCACCACCGCCAGTGGCGCCACTCGAGTTCAGCATATTCCGAGAGGATTTTCCGGCCCTACCAGGGGGGAACAGGCCCCCTTCGGTGGCCTCGGTGCCCGACGACTGGACGAGTATGATCagtgacgacgacgacgaggtcgCTGTACCCATTCCAGAATCTCTGGACATTTCTTCGTCCCCCACAGCCTCCACCGAGGACGATTTGGTGGCCGATCAGCCGAATTCCGAGTACAGCCTCTCTGAAGCAGAGGAATCGTCCTTGTCCAGCTATACCGATGAGCCGTCAACCCAGTCTGGCTCCACGGAGAACGACTCCACCTCCACTTCCTCGTTCGATGTCAACGGCCAGAATGTCGAGTACATCCCCGAGGCCGCCTGCTGTCGTCAGGAACACACAGCCGCGGAACTGCTCTGCGAAGTCAGCGTCATATTCTCAAAGCAGTTCATCCAAGAGGGTGTGCGACAGCGCTCAATGAGTGGCTCCTCTAGGAAGCCCGTTCCAGTTCCCAGTCCCCCAAACGTCAAACGCTCAAACACGCACCGGCCTGCATCCGACGGCGCCAGCATCGGTGCCTCCTTCATGACACATTTCACGGGAATGCCCGTGTGCCGCGTACCTTTTGGATGCGAGCATACCAGTCAAAATCCTAAGCCGCCTGGACCCGTTGATGAAGGAGAATTCGGCCTGCTAGGACTGGCGCACAGGCTGGGAGTAGCCCAGGACACTCGCGATCTTATGCAGATGGCCTTTGCGGAAAACAATCTTGTCAGCACGCAGATGGCCGCCAGCTCCCGAAACCTTCTTCCGTCCTTTGCCGGACCATTCCAGGGCCTTCGCTGGGGCCCCCTTGactacaacaacaatttgtccGTTGACCAGGGCATGGCCAACCAGGGCATGCCGCAGCCCAAAATGCACCAGATGGAGGCCGAGCTGCTGTTTTACTTCTTCTACACCTGCCCCGGCGACATGATGCAGATGCTGGCCGCCGCCGAGCTGGCCGACCGCAACTGGCGCTTCCACATGAAGGAGTGCCTCTGGATCCGCCGACAGGCCGACAATCCCAACTACGTCTACAACGGCTTCCAGGAGTCCGGCGAGTACAACTACTTCAATCAGTTCCAATGGAAGATCCTGCCGCGCTTCTTCAACCTGGACCCCGATCTGATGGAGCAGACGCTCTCCAAGGAAGAGCTGTGCGCAAAGTACGGCTACCATCCACAAATGTAG
- the LOC108161155 gene encoding uncharacterized protein LOC108161155, protein MNPPKLHLFCLLVLAVCLTRALGAHPSPEEAQEDMARFMRVIRPSSRFNDVLGNSKALINYQGYGFSGIRGIFQWMAGEDKRNDGIYKFLQFFSDQAGGYIGLQNYDKSSKYTVLFSVWDATGAEPGQNFDCSTFGGEGVGYKCFDYDFDLISNVIYYLDVEIDGPSIRGYISEPQEDLGGATNPQVPRQLIGKITWPGEQSNLIPFAYYNENYRDKKSCKRAFELVTVNQAPRQYTARGQAATSFSEAYLYSSQCQVENILVALTADKQSTIYFTRPTIR, encoded by the coding sequence ATGAATCCACCGAAACTTCACCTGTTTTGCCTGCTCGTCCTGGCCGTGTGCCTGACGAGAGCCCTGGGAGCTCATCCCAGTCCTGAGGAGGCCCAAGAGGATATGGCCCGGTTCATGAGGGTCATTCGTCCCTCCAGTCGATTCAACGACGTGCTGGGTAACTCGAAGGCCCTGATCAACTACCAGGGCTATGGGTTCAGCGGCATCCGGGGCATCTTCCAGTGGATGGCTGGCGAGGACAAACGCAACGACGGTATCTACAAATTCCTGCAATTCTTCTCCGACCAGGCCGGCGGCTACATCGGACTGCAGAACTACGACAAGAGCTCCAAGTACACGGTACTCTTCTCCGTCTGGGATGCCACTGGCGCCGAGCCGGGGCAGAACTTCGACTGTTCCACCTTCGGGGGGGAGGGCGTCGGCTACAAGTGCTTCGACTACGACTTCGATCTCATCAGCAACGTCATATACTATCTGGACGTGGAAATCGATGGCCCTAGCATTCGAGGCTACATCTCCGAGCCCCAGGAAGACCTTGGCGGGGCGACAAACCCTCAAGTGCCGCGCCAGCTGATCGGAAAAATCACTTGGCCCGGCGAGCAGTCGAACCTGATACCCTTTGCCTACTACAACGAGAACTACCGGGACAAGAAGTCCTGCAAGAGAGCCTTCGAGCTGGTCACAGTCAACCAGGCTCCCAGGCAGTACACCGCCAGAGGACAGGCCGCAACGTCGTTCAGCGAGGCCTATCTGTACAGTTCCCAGTGCCAAGTGGAGAACATACTGGTGGCTCTGACAGCGGACAAACAGAGCACGATCTACTTCACCCGGCCAACGATCAGATAA